The genomic DNA CAGCAAATGTTACTGTGAAGCCTTTCGCCTCGAATTGACGTTTTGCGTATTGTGCTTTAGAAATGTTTTGACGTGCCATTTCTTTCACACCTTGTTTTCCAAGTGCTGTCATTGCAACAGAAGCTGCTAATGCATTTAACGCTTGGTTTGAACAAATATTAGATGTCGCTTTATCACGACGAATATGCTGTTCACGTGCTTGTAACGTTAATACAAACCCACGTTTACCATCTGAATCTACAGTTTGCCCAACAAGACGTCCTGGAATTTTACGCATAAATGCTTTCGTTGTTGCAAAGTAACCACAGTGTGGTCCACCGAACTGCGTTGGGATACCAAATGGTTGTGCATCACCGATTACAACATCAGCACCAAATTTTCCTGGTGGTGTTAATGCGCCTAATGATAATGGATTTGAAGAAACGATAAATAATGATTTTTGTTGATGAACGATTTTTTCAATATCAGCTAATTTTTCAACTTGTCCGAAGAAGTTTGGATATTGAACGATTACACAAGCAACTGTATCATCTACTTCACTTTGTAATACGTCTAAATCTGTTACACCATCTTTATGATTAATTTCAACAACTTCAAGATGTTGACCTTTTGCATACGTTTCAAGTACTGCTCTTGATTCCGGGTGCACTGCACTAGATACAAGAATTTTCTTTTTGCGAGTATGGCCAGCCGCTAGCATTGCCGCTTCAGCTAAAGCTGTACCACCGTCGTACATAGAAGAGTTTGCTACATCCATTCCTGTTAACTCACAAATCATTGTTTGGAATTCAAAGATTGCTTGTAATTCCCCTTGTGAAATTTCTGGTTGGTATGGCGTGTAAGCTGTATAAAATTCTGAGCGAGAGATAACATGATCTACAATTACTGGAGCGTAATGATCGTATACGCCTGCTCCTAAGAAAGAAGCGTATTCTTTTAAGTTAGCATTTTTACTAGCCATTTGAGATAGCTCTTTTAAAAGCTCTGGCTCTGATTTTGCCTCTTTAATTTTTAAATCCCCTTTAAAACGGACACTCTCTGGAATATCAGAGAATAACTCATCAATCGTTTGAACGCCGATCGTTTGTAACATTTCTTTTTTGTCTTCTTCTGTCATTGGAAGATAACGATGCAACATGAAATCTACCCCTCTCCCCGTTACTTTGAACGTTTATAAAATGGTGTTGGAACAACTACTGCTTTGACGCGTTTATTACGAATTTCAATTTCTACTTCTGTATCAACTGCTGCGTATTTTACATCAATTAGTGCTAAACCAATGCTTTTCTTTAACGTTGGAGATTGTGTACCACTCGTTACTTCCCCGATTTTTTCTTCTCCAATAAATACAGGGTAATGTGTACGAGGAATTCCACGTTCAATTACTTCGATGCCGACTAACTTACGAGGCGCACCGTTTTCTTTTTGCTCTTTTAAAGTCGCTTTTCCAAAGAAGTCTGCTTCTTTATTTGGTTTTACCGCAAAGCCAATTCCAGCTTCAATAGGTGTAATATCTTTTGATAATTCTTGACCATAAAGTGGTAATGTTGCTTCGAAGCGAAGTGTATCACGAGCACCTAAACCACATGCTTTTAAACCTTCTTCGGCTCCAACTTCAAGAAGCTTCTCCCAAAGCTTTGCAGCATCTTCACTCTTACAGTAAATTTCGAATCCATCTTCACCTGTGTAACCTGTACGAGATACAAGTGCTGGAATTCCATCTACAAGAATATCATTTTTAAATTTAAAGAACTTAATTTCTTTCAAATCTTCTGACACAACTTTTTGTAAAATGCCTTCTGCTTTTGGTCCTTGAATTGCAAGCTGTGCAACTTCACTAGAAACATTGACTACTGTCGTATCGCCAATTACATGGCTAGCTAACCATTCGTAATCTTTCTCGATATTTGATGCGTTGATAACTAATAAATAGTCTTCTTCACCACGTTTGTAGATTAATAAATCATCTACTGTACCACCATTTTCGTAGCACATAGCTGTATATTGTGCGCCTCCTACCTTTAAGGTAGATACGTCATTTGTAACAACACGTTGTAAAAATGCTAAACTATCTACACCTTTTACCTCAACTTCTCCCATATGAGACACATCGAACAAACCTGCCGCTGTACGTACAGCTTCATGTTCTTCTTTAATGCTTGAAAATTGAACTGGTAACTCCCAACCACCGAAGTCGATTGTTTTCCCACCATACTTCGCGTATACATCAAATAACGGTGTACGTTGTAATGTAATCATGCTCTCTCCCCCTTATGCTCTGACAAATCAATAAAAGTTGTTTCCCTTATCTAAACATTTTCACTCTGAAAAGATAGGATATACGGAATCTCATTACATTTTTTTATGAAAGCGTAAATAAAAAATCACTTTCTTGGATAAAATACGAAAGATTCCATACATTTCACACCATTATCCTAACATTATTCGCTATATTTCATCAATATTCTAGCATAAAAAATAATTTAGAATTTTTCATTCTTAATCTTATTAAATACAACTTTCAAAATTTAGCCCTTTATCTTTGCCTATTCTTTAACTTTTAGTATGTGTAATAGCGCCTTGTTACAAGGCTTATATAATAAAGATTTTTTCATAATTACTTTAGTTTATAAAAGGTGGGAGAGTCATAATGAATGTCGATATTTCCGTAGATCGGACGTGGCAAAACAATTTTTTAAATAGAATTGACGAAGATGGCCCTTGGACAAACTGGGATTTATATCATTTAGCTTATGAAACAGAAAAATCGTTACTTGTTCCTACTTTCGATGGACTACAAGCACCGAAACATTTATCCCATTTCACACCGCTTCCTCATCAATTAGAAGTCGCTCAAAATGTCATTGAACAAATGAATGGCAAAGCGATTCTAGCAGATGAAGTAGGGCTTGGAAAAACGATTGAAGCTGGACTCATTTTAAAAGAATATATGGTCCGCGGCCTTGTGAAAAAAGTACTTATACTCGTCCCGGCCTCTCTCGTATCACAATGGGCATACGAACTAAATACAAAGTTTTTCATACCAGCTGTAGCCCAAAAGAAAAGCTACTCGTGGGAACAAGCCGATGTGATTGTATCATCAATTGATACTGCAAAACGTTCACCACATCGT from Bacillus basilensis includes the following:
- the gcvT gene encoding glycine cleavage system aminomethyltransferase GcvT is translated as MITLQRTPLFDVYAKYGGKTIDFGGWELPVQFSSIKEEHEAVRTAAGLFDVSHMGEVEVKGVDSLAFLQRVVTNDVSTLKVGGAQYTAMCYENGGTVDDLLIYKRGEEDYLLVINASNIEKDYEWLASHVIGDTTVVNVSSEVAQLAIQGPKAEGILQKVVSEDLKEIKFFKFKNDILVDGIPALVSRTGYTGEDGFEIYCKSEDAAKLWEKLLEVGAEEGLKACGLGARDTLRFEATLPLYGQELSKDITPIEAGIGFAVKPNKEADFFGKATLKEQKENGAPRKLVGIEVIERGIPRTHYPVFIGEEKIGEVTSGTQSPTLKKSIGLALIDVKYAAVDTEVEIEIRNKRVKAVVVPTPFYKRSK
- the gcvPA gene encoding aminomethyl-transferring glycine dehydrogenase subunit 1, whose protein sequence is MLHRYLPMTEEDKKEMLQTIGVQTIDELFSDIPESVRFKGDLKIKEAKSEPELLKELSQMASKNANLKEYASFLGAGVYDHYAPVIVDHVISRSEFYTAYTPYQPEISQGELQAIFEFQTMICELTGMDVANSSMYDGGTALAEAAMLAAGHTRKKKILVSSAVHPESRAVLETYAKGQHLEVVEINHKDGVTDLDVLQSEVDDTVACVIVQYPNFFGQVEKLADIEKIVHQQKSLFIVSSNPLSLGALTPPGKFGADVVIGDAQPFGIPTQFGGPHCGYFATTKAFMRKIPGRLVGQTVDSDGKRGFVLTLQAREQHIRRDKATSNICSNQALNALAASVAMTALGKQGVKEMARQNISKAQYAKRQFEAKGFTVTFAGPFFNEFVVDCKRPVKEVNDVLLQKNIIGGYDLGRDYKEQENHMLVAVTELRTKEEIDTLVNEMGAIQ